The DNA sequence GGATGTGCTCCTCCCCGAATCGATGCAGCGTGCCATGGGGGCACAGGCTGAAGCTGAGCGAGACAGGAGGGCCAAGATCGTTCATGCTGAGGGCGAGCTGCAGGCATCCGAGAAATTAGTTCAGGCTGCGGCTATCCTCTCCACCCAACCTGCTGCCTTACAACTGCGTTATCTGGGTACGCTGAAAGAGATAGCTACCGAGAGGACAAACATGGTGATTTTCCCACTGCCCATAGATATTCTGACGGCCTTCATGGGCAAGGGGTCATCTTCAGGGAAGAGCTAAGAAACCACTTAAAACACCAAAAATGCTACAGCCTCCAGGGAATACTCTCTGGAGGCTGTCTTTGTTTGTGCTCTATCAAGCCTGGAAGCCCTGTCGGTGGTTACCTCAGCCACACGTCCAAACACATAGCCAGGAAGATCAGGCCCAGGTAAGGGAAAGCAGATATTTTATATACTTTCCAGGCATCGCGTGACGCGCCCGAAATCAGCAGACGAGCGCTGGCATAAACCATGACAACACCCAAAACGACCGCTACTGCGAGATAAAGGAAACCGAAGCCACCGCTGAAGTAGAGGGCTAAAGAGGCAGCCAATAGAGGTAATGACAGCAAAATAAGTGCCGGTACCGCCTTCCTGAATTCCCGGCTTAGAGGGAAGTACCTCACACCACCCTTGATGTAATCATCCCGGTTGGCAAGCATGACGCTCCACACGTGCAAGGGTATCCAGATACAGATCATCAGGCAAAGGAGAAGCAGTGGGAGTTCGAATTGAGGTCTGAAAGCAAACCAGGCAATCAGTACCGGAGCACAGCCTGATATAGCTCCAAGAAAGGGGCAGAGTACCGTCTTCCGCTTGATTACGGCAGCCAGAGTACCTATCAGGCCGAAGACAAAACAGAGGGGATGGAGAAACCAGGCCAGTCCCAGCGCGATTACTGTAAGCACTATCGTGAACCATAGAGCCTTCTCCGGAGGATCTATACGCTTAGACGGCAACACCCGCCGCTTTGTTCTCTGCATCCGGGCATCGATATTGCGGTCAATGTAGTTAGTCAGTCCATTGACTCCTCCGCTGCCCAGAGTGATGGCCGCCAAGGTAAGAAGGAGGCGACCCAATGAGGGCATTCCCTCGACTGCTATAATAGCAGTGCAGAGACCAATAAAGACAAGCAGGCTTGTTTCACGAGGCTTTAGTACCTCAATGTAGGTCCATAGTCTACCAGCCAGATTTCTCATCGTCTTTATCTCAATTATACAGCCATGCATCTGACCCTGGTATCATCCGTTTCCAAAACGGGCAGTTCCGTCTTGGAGAAATGACTTGACTCCATCCAGGGCATCTTGGCTGGATAGTACCAGCGCAGCTAGTTTTCGCTCCAGCTTAAGCCCTTCCTCCAGGCTCATATCGCCTCCCCTGACTATGGCCTCTTTAGCACATCTGACTGCCAGAGGAGGCAGCGTGGCTATTCGCCCGGCTAACGTCTCAGCAGTAGAAAGCAACTCTCTCCGGGGCACAACACGGTTCACCAGGCCAACAGCCAGAGCCTCTTGTGCATCAATCCAGCGATTGGCCAATAACATCTCCAGTGCCTTGGATATTCCTGTAGTCCGAGGCAGTGTCTGTGTGCCCCCGGCTGCAGGAATGATTCCCAGGGTTACCTCAGGAAGCCCAAACCGGGTACCCTCAGCAGCAATCCTCAGGTCGCAACAGAGCGCCATCTCGACACCCGAACCCAAGACATACCCATGGAGAGCAGCAATCAGAGGTTGTGGGAGGTTCAGAAACAGCCCCCAGACATCGCGTTCCCATCTCACCTGGC is a window from the Chloroflexota bacterium genome containing:
- a CDS encoding enoyl-CoA hydratase-related protein, with the translated sequence MCPGQIGSSFQTIIYEKRGGIGLVTLNRPHVLNIYSTQMRDELCQVMGAIREDTEVAVVILKGAGEKAFCAGADLSEFLTAPSPVIARQVRWERDVWGLFLNLPQPLIAALHGYVLGSGVEMALCCDLRIAAEGTRFGLPEVTLGIIPAAGGTQTLPRTTGISKALEMLLANRWIDAQEALAVGLVNRVVPRRELLSTAETLAGRIATLPPLAVRCAKEAIVRGGDMSLEEGLKLERKLAALVLSSQDALDGVKSFLQDGTARFGNG
- a CDS encoding protoheme IX farnesyltransferase → MRNLAGRLWTYIEVLKPRETSLLVFIGLCTAIIAVEGMPSLGRLLLTLAAITLGSGGVNGLTNYIDRNIDARMQRTKRRVLPSKRIDPPEKALWFTIVLTVIALGLAWFLHPLCFVFGLIGTLAAVIKRKTVLCPFLGAISGCAPVLIAWFAFRPQFELPLLLLCLMICIWIPLHVWSVMLANRDDYIKGGVRYFPLSREFRKAVPALILLSLPLLAASLALYFSGGFGFLYLAVAVVLGVVMVYASARLLISGASRDAWKVYKISAFPYLGLIFLAMCLDVWLR